Part of the Bacillus sp. THAF10 genome is shown below.
TAGATAATGCCTTTACTGTTTGCTCGTACAATTCCTTCTTGGCTCCAAGTCCTGAAAGTGGTCCTAAGCAAGAAGCGCCATGCGTGCTTTCTTCCAAAAAATTATTCCATGCGCTCGGTAAAGAAAGCAGTCTAAGTGTATGTCCAGTTGGAGCCGTATCAAATATAATCACGTCAAATTGTTCTGTTATTTCTTTTTCCGTTAGTAACGTTGAAAATTGGTCAAAGGCAGCAATTTCGACCGAACAGGCACCAGATAGCTGTTCCTCCATAGTCGCTAATACCGATTCAGGAAGTTTACCCTTATAAGGACCAATTACTTTTTCCCTGTAGTCTCTTGCCGCCTCGTCAGGATCAAGATTACATGCAAATAGTCCTTTTACACCTGGCACCTCGGCGATTTCATTCGTCAATTCCGTTTCAAACACATCCTGCAGGTTAGAAGCAGGGTCTGTGCTCACTATAAGTACTCTTTTTCCTTCGTTTGCAAGAACAATAGAAGTGGCACACGCAGTGGAAGTTTTTCCTACTCCACCTTTTCCTGTAAAGAAGAGATAAGGTGTTTGTATATGTTTTAATGGTTGGAATATTGGGAGCATAAAGCCCGACCTCCTAGTTTATTGTGTTTAACGTGATATTCAGCTTTTTCTTCGGTTTTTCATGCGTAAGCTCTTCTTCTTTTAACCCGGTCCATTCTGCAAACTCATTATTTGTGGGATACTCTGCTATTTTTTTCACCTCACCATCACAAAGTACGATTGGAAGACAATCTGGCCCTTTTTCCATTAAGAGATTATTCACCTTTTCGTAAGTGACAAACGGCTCTGGTTCAGCTCCTAAATTATAGCGTGTAATCTCCAAGCCTTTTTGTTGAATGGTAAAGATA
Proteins encoded:
- the arsD gene encoding arsenite efflux transporter metallochaperone ArsD translates to MAKIEIFDPAMCCATGVCGPSVDPELTRVASAIFTIQQKGLEITRYNLGAEPEPFVTYEKVNNLLMEKGPDCLPIVLCDGEVKKIAEYPTNNEFAEWTGLKEEELTHEKPKKKLNITLNTIN